A window of candidate division WOR-3 bacterium genomic DNA:
GCCCGTGAGGAACGGCAGGTCGAATGCCTTACCGTTGTACGTGACCATTGCCTTGTGCTCGCCTACCTGTCGGTTCACCTCAAACAGCAACGCGAGTTCGTCGGGGAAGTCACGGACCACGTATTGCTCCACGATGACGGTGTTGTCGGCGGCGAGACGGGCGAGACCGGCAACCACCAGTGGCTGTCCCGTAAAGAGTCCCATCGTTTCGAGGTCGAGAAAGAGGAAGTCAGTGTCTTTGTGCAGGGCGGAGAGGCCCAGAACTGACGGATGCGACCGTGACAAGCGCGCGCCGACGACCTCGGCAAGTTCTTCGCTGCTACCGGCCTCCAGCAGTTCGCGGATGCGTTTGGACTCGCCGCAGAACCGCGGGTGGTTCTCGAGGTCGGCGAGCGTCTTGAATCCTTGTTCCTCCAGCCGGACCCGGGTCTTGTCACGGATGCCGCGGACAAGGCTGACCGAGCCGAGCAGGTCCTGACGGGTTCTCCCCGCGTCTCCCCGGCGCAAGGCGCCCCGCGTTGTGGCGGTCAGGCGGTAGCAGGCGCCGTAGTCGTTCTCGACAACGTCGCCCGGCATGACCTTGTCAAGCGGCATGCCTTCGTAGTCGCGCCGCAACTGCTCCCGGAAGGCGGATATCGTGTCCGGCCGTCCCTCGAAGTCCGGGTCGGGCTCGTACTTGTCCGGGTCGAACGAACGCACGGACAGATTATGGGGTGAGGCAACCCGGCGTCAAGCGCCGAAGGTCTGGCAGGCCGCAATTCTGCAGTTGACTGCCGCTCGGACTCCAACTACACTCTCGGTCGTGGGACTGCTGTTGCGTATCTGGGCCCTTTCGTTTCTGCCCGGCAATTGGCGGATGCCGGTGCTGGTCGCCGCAGGAGTGCTGGTCGGGCTGGGCTTGGTGACGGCGCACGCGGCGCGGATGACCTCGTATCTGGGTGACGACCC
This region includes:
- a CDS encoding exonuclease, yielding MRSFDPDKYEPDPDFEGRPDTISAFREQLRRDYEGMPLDKVMPGDVVENDYGACYRLTATTRGALRRGDAGRTRQDLLGSVSLVRGIRDKTRVRLEEQGFKTLADLENHPRFCGESKRIRELLEAGSSEELAEVVGARLSRSHPSVLGLSALHKDTDFLFLDLETMGLFTGQPLVVAGLARLAADNTVIVEQYVVRDFPDELALLFEVNRQVGEHKAMVTYNGKAFDLPFLTGRSAYYGVKLSPPGLHFDLLHFCRRAWRGELEGCSLRSIEQSILGISRETDLPGELVPEFYYEYLRTGNAGFLKPIVDHNRQDVISLVNVFSSLVEHWNSRADL